The following coding sequences lie in one Pontibacter sp. G13 genomic window:
- a CDS encoding DUF5916 domain-containing protein — MSHYLTRLCLLIALCGIQTVLGQVDLTPRKVVVRQLDQPIVLDGKLDEAIWRTAPASDPYMQTFPTDSVEGKYQSQFYLAYDSDNLYVGFLCESKGDQYVVNSLKRDYSGGGIDLWTIWIDTYSTATNAVFFGLNPEGVEREGYITGAGDFFNFSTSWDNVWKGEAYVGDGYWSGEMIIPFKTLRFREGDTTWRINTYRFDTQANERTIWQPVPQNQIIASLGFGGQMIWEEPLEKPGPNIALIPYTAMRMTQDFEEDSGVTAWSPTVGGDAKIGLGPSMNLDLTINPDFSQVDVDVQVTNLDRFEIFFPERRQFFLENADVFSDYGFSRNRPFFSRRIGVATDTSGSLISNPIWFGARVTGNPSPKWRLGAMSIQTASDEPEEIASTNYSVLSLQRSLWGLSRISAFAVSKQAFQGSGNGMIDLGNNPNNLVGGVDLNLISPSNVWSLKTFAHQQLDDSISAQTFSHGLRVAYNVRNWQASWTHEWIGEEYDAEVGFVPRVGVFNINPELQYKMYPKSGAIQQHGPGARVQATFLPEFGKSDHQYRLFYEFRLMNTARVSAAVSQQFTYLTDEFEPTNVDGAVPLPADSGYTYTSFNASFQSDRRKLFAYNIEANVGEFFNGSRYGLQGSLSYRFQPFGSIALSGAVNHLELPAPHQQATLWLLGPRLDLTVSRKIFFTAFVQYNSQADNLNINTRLQWRFRPVSDLFLVYSDNYLPQPFKTKNRAIIAKLTYWLNV, encoded by the coding sequence TTCCCACCGATTCTGTTGAAGGCAAATACCAATCACAGTTTTATCTGGCTTATGATTCCGACAACCTCTACGTCGGTTTCCTTTGCGAGTCCAAAGGAGATCAGTACGTAGTCAATTCTCTCAAGCGCGATTATTCAGGTGGAGGGATCGATCTATGGACAATTTGGATCGATACCTATTCGACAGCGACCAATGCGGTCTTTTTCGGTCTTAATCCAGAAGGAGTTGAGCGAGAGGGATATATCACAGGAGCTGGAGATTTCTTCAATTTCTCCACCTCTTGGGACAATGTATGGAAGGGCGAAGCCTATGTCGGAGATGGATATTGGTCGGGGGAAATGATCATCCCCTTCAAGACCCTTCGATTTCGGGAGGGGGACACCACGTGGCGGATCAATACGTATCGATTCGATACCCAAGCCAATGAGCGCACCATCTGGCAACCTGTTCCTCAAAATCAAATTATTGCCTCCCTTGGCTTTGGCGGGCAGATGATTTGGGAAGAACCCCTCGAAAAGCCGGGTCCCAACATCGCATTGATTCCCTACACCGCCATGCGGATGACTCAGGACTTCGAGGAAGACTCAGGCGTTACGGCGTGGTCCCCCACGGTCGGTGGGGATGCCAAGATCGGGTTGGGGCCTTCCATGAATTTGGATTTGACCATCAATCCCGATTTTTCGCAGGTGGATGTCGATGTCCAAGTGACCAATCTCGACCGCTTTGAAATCTTCTTTCCCGAACGTCGCCAGTTTTTCTTGGAGAATGCAGATGTATTTTCCGACTACGGATTCTCTCGAAACCGGCCTTTCTTTTCGCGGAGGATCGGGGTCGCGACAGATACCTCGGGGAGTCTCATCTCCAATCCCATCTGGTTTGGGGCACGTGTAACCGGAAATCCCAGTCCCAAATGGCGACTCGGGGCGATGAGTATCCAGACAGCTTCGGATGAGCCTGAGGAGATTGCTTCCACCAATTATTCAGTGCTTTCACTTCAACGGAGTCTGTGGGGACTATCGCGAATCAGTGCATTCGCAGTCAGCAAGCAGGCATTTCAAGGAAGCGGAAATGGGATGATCGATCTAGGCAACAATCCCAATAATCTCGTGGGAGGGGTAGACCTGAACCTGATTTCTCCCAGCAATGTCTGGAGTTTGAAGACTTTTGCTCACCAGCAGTTGGATGACTCGATCTCTGCCCAGACCTTTTCTCACGGATTGCGGGTCGCCTACAATGTCCGGAATTGGCAGGCCAGTTGGACGCACGAATGGATCGGGGAGGAATACGACGCAGAGGTGGGATTTGTACCAAGAGTTGGGGTATTCAATATCAATCCTGAACTACAGTACAAGATGTATCCCAAGTCGGGAGCTATCCAGCAGCATGGTCCCGGGGCCAGGGTGCAGGCGACGTTCTTGCCCGAGTTTGGCAAGTCCGATCATCAATACCGACTCTTCTACGAATTCCGACTCATGAATACCGCTCGTGTTTCAGCGGCCGTGTCCCAGCAATTTACCTATCTCACGGACGAGTTCGAACCGACCAATGTCGATGGCGCAGTCCCGCTTCCTGCAGATTCCGGGTATACCTACACGAGTTTCAATGCCTCCTTCCAATCGGATCGACGCAAGCTATTTGCCTATAACATCGAGGCCAATGTCGGAGAATTTTTCAATGGATCGCGCTACGGCTTGCAGGGGTCCCTTTCCTATCGGTTTCAGCCGTTTGGATCGATTGCACTTTCGGGGGCGGTCAATCACCTAGAGCTGCCGGCACCCCATCAGCAGGCGACTTTGTGGCTTTTGGGGCCTCGATTGGATTTGACGGTGAGTAGAAAAATCTTCTTTACGGCATTTGTCCAATACAACAGCCAAGCGGATAATCTCAATATCAATACCCGCCTTCAATGGCGTTTTCGTCCGGTATCAGACTTGTTTCTGGTATATTCCGACAATTATCTACCACAACCATTTAAAACGAAAAATCGGGCTATTATCGCTAAGTTGACCTATTGGCTCAATGTTTAG
- a CDS encoding VPS10 domain-containing protein: MKRFTLLVLCGMLFSGSLALAQKKKRDQEPATSSSEENRMVSSTFSGLKFRNVGPAFTSGRVSDIAVNPDNHSEYYVAVASGGVWKTVNHGTTFQPIFDGQASYSVGCVSLDPNNPAVVWVGTGENNGQRSVAYGDGIYKSTDGGKSWKSMGLKNSEHIARIYIDPRNSQTVFAAVQGPLWSNGGERGLYKSTDGGESWENVLEVDEYTGVSDLVVDPRNPDVMYASTWQRQRKVWTFISGGPGSAIYKSTDGGETWKKSQSGLPGGDLGRIGLAISPVNPDVLYAIVEADSKRGGFFRSTDRGANWEKRNKYQTSGNYYQEIFCDPVEVGRVYVMDTYGHFTVDGGKTFNRIGERTKHVDNHAIWINPNDNRHMIWGCDGGVYETYDQTKTWHFKDNLPIIQFYKVAVDNDAPFYNIYGGTQDNNSMGGPSRTISANGIPNADWYITNGGDGFESQVDPENPNIVYAQAQYGWLVRYDRASGENMFIQPQPGKGEPGLRWNWDAPLLISPHDPARLYFGANRLFRTDDRGNEWTAVSGDLSRQVDRNKLPVMGKVWSVDAVAKNRSTSNYGNIVALDESPIKEGLLYVGTDDGLIQISQDGGGSWTKINHVSGVPEMTYVNMLVASQHDVNVVYAAFNNHKQGDFKPYLFKSSDQGKSWTKLSGGLPARGSVYAIAEDHVDPNLLFAGTEFGLFFTTNGGQDWVQLKGGLPTIAIRDIAIQKRENDLVLASFGRGFYVLDDYSPLRQVSEQTLTKQAHLFPIKDALMYVESRPLGLRGKGFQGDNYYAAENPPVGAVFTLYLNDAPKSLKDQRSARERELEESGESVSYPTLDEMRAEDREESSYLLFTITDTEGKVVNRVKAPMKKGLQRVVWNGHYPATTPVKLNDRGPMSPFSERSTGPRANPGDYQVSVAQVINGRIQELVGAQPFKLIKLENTTLPAENTEESLAFLADVAELQRQVTSVNAVQRDLTNRIKHIKKALLLTPEAPTSLLDSAKNYELDLMDINMKLNGDATLSRRYFETPPSINGRIGQIVYGMGRSTSSPTQTMQDGYAIAKEELAPVREEVQQLTQKIQTLETKLEGYGAPYTPGRSLIETER; the protein is encoded by the coding sequence ATGAAACGATTCACCTTGCTTGTGCTTTGCGGGATGCTCTTCTCGGGTTCCCTCGCCTTGGCGCAAAAGAAAAAGCGAGATCAGGAGCCGGCTACCAGTTCCTCCGAGGAAAACCGAATGGTGTCTTCCACTTTCTCTGGTCTCAAATTCCGGAATGTCGGGCCAGCCTTTACTTCAGGCCGTGTTTCCGATATTGCCGTCAACCCCGATAATCACTCAGAATACTACGTGGCTGTGGCCTCTGGCGGGGTTTGGAAAACCGTCAATCACGGAACCACTTTTCAGCCAATCTTCGATGGACAGGCCTCTTACTCGGTTGGATGTGTCTCCCTCGATCCCAACAACCCTGCTGTCGTATGGGTCGGGACCGGAGAGAATAACGGCCAACGGTCTGTAGCCTATGGAGATGGGATCTACAAATCCACCGATGGGGGTAAGTCCTGGAAAAGCATGGGACTGAAAAACTCCGAGCATATCGCGCGCATCTATATCGATCCTCGCAACTCCCAGACGGTTTTTGCCGCTGTGCAGGGACCGCTTTGGAGCAACGGTGGAGAACGTGGACTTTACAAATCTACGGATGGCGGCGAATCCTGGGAAAATGTCCTCGAAGTGGATGAATATACCGGAGTATCTGATCTGGTAGTGGATCCCCGCAATCCAGATGTCATGTACGCTTCCACCTGGCAGCGTCAGCGCAAAGTATGGACCTTCATTTCTGGAGGACCGGGTTCTGCCATTTACAAGTCTACCGATGGTGGTGAAACTTGGAAGAAATCACAATCTGGATTGCCAGGAGGTGATCTTGGAAGGATTGGACTGGCCATTTCCCCCGTGAATCCCGATGTCCTTTATGCCATTGTGGAGGCTGATTCCAAGCGCGGTGGTTTCTTCAGATCTACAGACCGTGGAGCAAATTGGGAGAAACGGAACAAATACCAGACTTCTGGTAATTACTATCAGGAGATTTTCTGTGATCCGGTGGAAGTAGGTCGAGTGTATGTCATGGATACCTATGGTCATTTTACCGTGGATGGCGGTAAGACATTCAACCGTATCGGAGAACGTACCAAGCACGTGGACAACCATGCTATTTGGATTAATCCCAATGACAATCGGCACATGATCTGGGGATGTGATGGTGGCGTGTATGAAACGTATGACCAAACCAAGACGTGGCATTTCAAGGATAATCTCCCCATCATTCAGTTCTACAAAGTCGCTGTAGATAATGATGCGCCTTTCTACAATATCTATGGTGGGACACAGGACAACAACTCCATGGGAGGACCAAGTCGGACCATTTCTGCGAACGGGATTCCCAATGCGGATTGGTACATCACCAATGGAGGAGACGGCTTCGAATCTCAGGTGGACCCCGAAAACCCTAATATCGTCTACGCGCAGGCACAATATGGCTGGCTCGTGAGATATGACCGTGCCAGTGGTGAGAATATGTTCATCCAGCCCCAACCGGGCAAAGGTGAACCGGGCCTTCGCTGGAATTGGGATGCACCGCTGTTGATTTCTCCGCACGACCCCGCAAGACTTTACTTCGGAGCCAACCGCCTTTTCCGGACCGATGATCGCGGAAATGAATGGACCGCAGTTTCTGGTGATTTGTCTCGCCAGGTAGACCGCAACAAATTGCCCGTGATGGGCAAGGTTTGGAGTGTAGATGCCGTCGCCAAAAACCGCTCTACCTCCAATTATGGCAACATTGTCGCATTGGACGAATCACCCATCAAGGAAGGGTTGCTCTATGTCGGAACAGATGACGGATTGATCCAGATCTCTCAAGATGGAGGGGGTTCATGGACCAAAATCAACCATGTATCTGGCGTCCCAGAGATGACCTACGTGAATATGCTGGTGGCTTCACAACACGATGTGAACGTGGTTTACGCCGCTTTCAACAACCACAAGCAGGGAGACTTCAAGCCATATCTGTTCAAAAGCTCCGATCAAGGAAAAAGCTGGACCAAACTCTCTGGCGGTCTACCTGCCCGAGGATCTGTCTATGCGATCGCCGAGGATCACGTAGATCCGAATCTACTGTTTGCGGGTACAGAGTTTGGACTGTTCTTTACCACCAATGGTGGTCAGGATTGGGTGCAACTGAAAGGCGGATTGCCGACGATTGCCATCCGCGATATTGCCATTCAGAAGCGTGAAAACGATCTGGTGCTTGCGAGCTTCGGACGGGGCTTTTATGTGTTGGATGATTATTCGCCACTTCGCCAAGTGAGTGAGCAGACTTTGACCAAACAAGCTCACCTCTTCCCGATCAAGGATGCACTGATGTATGTGGAGTCCCGCCCATTGGGACTTCGTGGCAAAGGCTTCCAAGGAGACAATTACTATGCAGCGGAAAATCCTCCTGTCGGAGCGGTGTTCACCCTTTATCTCAACGATGCGCCAAAATCTCTGAAAGACCAGCGTTCAGCTCGAGAACGTGAATTGGAAGAATCTGGGGAATCCGTGAGCTATCCTACTTTGGATGAAATGCGTGCTGAAGATCGCGAGGAATCCAGCTATTTGCTGTTCACCATCACCGATACAGAAGGCAAGGTTGTAAACCGTGTCAAAGCACCAATGAAGAAAGGTCTGCAGCGTGTGGTATGGAACGGACATTATCCAGCTACTACCCCCGTAAAACTGAATGATAGAGGGCCGATGAGTCCATTCTCGGAGCGAAGCACGGGACCTCGTGCCAATCCTGGAGATTATCAAGTGTCTGTTGCTCAGGTGATCAATGGCCGAATTCAGGAATTGGTTGGTGCTCAGCCATTCAAATTGATCAAACTGGAAAACACCACCTTGCCTGCTGAAAATACAGAGGAGAGTCTGGCATTCTTGGCAGATGTCGCTGAATTGCAGCGTCAGGTAACCAGCGTCAACGCCGTGCAACGTGATCTTACCAATCGCATCAAGCACATCAAGAAGGCGCTTCTGCTTACCCCTGAGGCCCCTACCTCCCTGTTGGATTCTGCCAAAAACTACGAGTTGGACTTGATGGACATCAACATGAAGCTGAATGGGGATGCAACGCTCAGTCGTCGATACTTCGAGACCCCTCCATCCATCAATGGTCGCATTGGCCAAATCGTGTACGGAATGGGGCGCTCCACTTCGTCCCCTACCCAGACCATGCAGGATGGCTATGCCATTGCCAAAGAAGAATTGGCGCCTGTTCGGGAAGAGGTTCAACAGTTGACCCAGAAGATCCAGACACTGGAAACCAAACTGGAAGGATATGGAGCTCCCTACACGCCAGGGCGTTCCTTGATCGAAACTGAAAGATAG
- a CDS encoding L-dopachrome tautomerase-related protein, translated as MNVLFKYVGVALAFWVGCGSANEKKTEATPQPESVTIESVASHDHQWTGIAVGADGSLILNLPTWSDDVPISVGVWTHESLQPFPTEDWNGVAGDSESGFICVQSVYTDDQGNLWILDPANPKFEGVVEGGPKLYEFKLGAEKPVRTYSFPEEVIDPNSYLNDVRIDTDRRMAYLTDSGFGALLTVDLESGEVHRFLADHPSVKSEVDSLVMSDGSVWRNTVHSDGIALSPDRKWLYYTALTGHTLYRVPTDSLSEGVDPSTSVEKVADIGATDGMWFGQDGVLYLGGLESDAIFTYTEAAGYQLLVRNPAIRWADSFAEDAEGNVYFTTSQIHLPESRRGAYEVFRIHQKKTR; from the coding sequence ATGAATGTGCTGTTCAAATATGTGGGGGTTGCGCTGGCCTTTTGGGTCGGATGCGGGTCTGCGAATGAAAAGAAAACCGAAGCAACTCCCCAACCTGAAAGTGTAACCATTGAATCCGTAGCTAGCCATGACCACCAGTGGACTGGGATCGCTGTAGGAGCAGATGGGTCGCTGATTTTAAACCTTCCCACTTGGTCCGATGATGTCCCGATCTCGGTGGGTGTTTGGACCCATGAATCTCTCCAGCCCTTTCCTACGGAAGATTGGAATGGTGTAGCTGGCGATTCTGAATCTGGATTTATCTGTGTGCAGAGTGTTTACACAGATGATCAAGGCAACCTCTGGATTCTCGATCCCGCCAATCCCAAATTTGAGGGAGTCGTGGAAGGAGGCCCCAAGCTGTACGAATTCAAGCTTGGAGCGGAAAAGCCCGTTCGGACTTACTCTTTTCCCGAAGAAGTCATCGATCCCAATTCCTATCTCAATGATGTTCGGATTGATACCGATCGTCGGATGGCTTATCTCACGGATTCAGGGTTTGGTGCATTGCTGACCGTGGATTTGGAAAGTGGGGAAGTACATCGGTTTTTGGCTGACCACCCTTCTGTGAAATCAGAGGTGGATTCCTTGGTCATGTCGGATGGAAGCGTCTGGCGAAATACGGTTCATTCGGATGGAATCGCGCTGTCTCCTGATCGCAAATGGCTGTACTACACGGCGCTAACGGGACACACGCTTTACCGCGTGCCAACGGATTCGTTGAGTGAGGGAGTTGATCCCTCTACATCTGTGGAAAAGGTCGCCGACATTGGGGCGACTGACGGCATGTGGTTTGGACAAGATGGTGTGCTTTACCTTGGCGGATTGGAGTCTGATGCCATTTTCACCTACACCGAGGCAGCAGGGTACCAATTGCTGGTCCGGAATCCTGCCATACGGTGGGCGGATTCATTTGCGGAGGATGCCGAGGGAAATGTGTATTTCACGACCTCGCAGATTCATTTGCCAGAATCGAGGAGAGGCGCTTACGAAGTCTTTCGAATTCACCAGAAAAAAACCCGATAG
- a CDS encoding NAD(P)H-binding protein produces MYKIAITGASGQLGSAIVRKTADCLGADQVLAVARHPDRAAHLGVKVRPGDYDDRGEMERAFYGVDEVVLVSPPSAPAQRLKQLIKAIDAAKSAGVKRLIFSSVIGKTGQHGFSPIIEVQREAERYLKRSGLPWTIARNGIYLEPDIETLDTYIDAGKISNCAGKGKCAYTSREELAEAYCALVCQSNGMAKTFNLAGPNTTQAELATCFSEVIGKPIAFEDVSVSSFQRDRVASVGPELGSVIGGIYASIRAGFMEVESDFEEIVGRPHHTIEEIVQSQMQRPATG; encoded by the coding sequence ATGTACAAAATCGCCATAACAGGAGCCTCAGGCCAATTGGGTTCCGCCATAGTCCGCAAAACGGCCGATTGTCTAGGGGCCGATCAGGTATTGGCAGTTGCTCGCCATCCTGATAGAGCTGCACACCTAGGAGTGAAGGTGAGACCGGGAGATTATGATGATCGGGGAGAAATGGAGCGTGCATTCTATGGAGTGGATGAGGTCGTGCTGGTTTCTCCACCATCTGCACCTGCCCAACGATTGAAACAATTGATCAAGGCCATCGATGCCGCCAAATCTGCGGGTGTCAAGCGGTTGATCTTTTCTAGCGTTATCGGCAAGACGGGCCAGCATGGGTTCAGTCCCATCATAGAGGTCCAACGAGAAGCAGAGCGATATTTGAAGCGTTCAGGCCTTCCTTGGACCATTGCTCGAAATGGAATCTACCTCGAACCCGATATCGAAACATTGGACACCTATATCGATGCTGGAAAAATCTCCAATTGCGCAGGCAAGGGGAAATGTGCCTATACATCCCGAGAGGAATTGGCGGAGGCGTATTGCGCGTTGGTGTGCCAATCCAATGGTATGGCCAAAACCTTCAATCTCGCTGGACCCAATACCACGCAAGCGGAGCTGGCAACATGTTTTTCAGAAGTCATCGGGAAGCCCATTGCTTTCGAGGATGTGTCTGTGTCTAGCTTTCAGCGGGATCGGGTGGCTTCCGTCGGGCCTGAATTGGGGAGCGTGATCGGAGGCATCTATGCCAGTATCCGTGCGGGATTTATGGAAGTCGAATCTGACTTTGAAGAGATCGTAGGACGCCCTCATCATACCATCGAGGAAATCGTCCAATCCCAGATGCAGCGACCCGCCACGGGTTGA
- a CDS encoding META domain-containing protein, producing MMKPFLHVALGCVMLTMGASACQETQTPQDSLAGTTWVLYEFTPAGSPQAVLPTGQYTISFHADGSYEVSLDVNMCGGNFQESGSSIEMESAACTEMCCDSEDALVWAGMLSDMVSFELTDDELTLSGQGSMVLIP from the coding sequence ATGATGAAACCCTTCTTGCATGTAGCCTTGGGATGTGTGATGCTCACAATGGGCGCATCCGCTTGTCAAGAGACCCAAACGCCTCAAGACAGCCTTGCCGGGACCACTTGGGTGCTCTACGAATTCACCCCCGCAGGTTCTCCACAGGCAGTTCTTCCGACAGGCCAATACACGATCTCCTTCCATGCGGATGGCTCCTACGAAGTCTCGCTAGACGTCAACATGTGCGGAGGAAACTTCCAAGAGTCTGGGTCCAGTATCGAAATGGAAAGCGCGGCATGTACCGAAATGTGCTGTGATTCTGAAGATGCGCTTGTCTGGGCGGGGATGCTTTCAGACATGGTTTCCTTCGAATTGACAGACGACGAATTAACCCTTAGCGGTCAAGGCAGTATGGTCCTGATCCCCTAG
- a CDS encoding DNA-3-methyladenine glycosylase yields MHTRKIQLPADFSWQACLKQLDRNALEPLHRVSEGIWQKVLVLDEHPHLFYIGADEDTIEIATEDDLKDQSWREVEQWVKTSLDLDRNLTEFYQMAESDPILGPIVRQHRGLRLIRIPDLFETLIWCIIGQQINLAFAYQLKSRLVRTFGGHHLLAGQTWYTFPKPEALSDLDPAELKIMQFSRRKVEYIQEIAQQFLSGDLSQQELEQLNDPLAIRERLVKVRGIGDWTANYAMMRCLGLPNALPVGDAGLHQAIRKALDLDRKPTPSEVRAAADPWKGWESYATYYLWQSLS; encoded by the coding sequence ATGCATACTCGGAAGATTCAGCTTCCTGCAGATTTTAGTTGGCAAGCCTGCCTCAAGCAGCTAGATCGAAATGCGCTGGAACCACTTCACCGGGTTTCGGAAGGAATTTGGCAAAAGGTGCTCGTGCTGGATGAGCATCCACACCTATTTTATATTGGAGCCGACGAGGATACGATTGAAATTGCTACCGAAGACGATTTGAAGGATCAATCTTGGCGGGAAGTGGAGCAATGGGTGAAAACCAGCTTGGACCTTGATCGGAATCTGACTGAATTCTATCAAATGGCAGAATCAGACCCGATCCTTGGGCCGATCGTACGACAACATCGTGGGCTTAGATTGATACGAATCCCGGATCTGTTCGAGACGCTGATTTGGTGCATCATCGGTCAGCAAATCAATCTTGCATTTGCATACCAACTCAAATCTCGCTTGGTTCGGACATTCGGTGGCCACCATTTGCTGGCAGGACAAACTTGGTACACATTTCCCAAACCAGAAGCATTGTCGGACTTGGACCCGGCAGAATTGAAGATCATGCAATTCTCCCGCAGAAAAGTTGAATACATCCAAGAGATCGCCCAACAATTTCTTTCTGGTGACTTATCCCAACAGGAATTGGAGCAACTGAATGACCCGTTGGCTATCAGAGAGCGATTGGTCAAAGTCCGGGGAATTGGGGACTGGACTGCCAATTACGCCATGATGCGCTGCTTGGGGCTGCCCAATGCGCTACCAGTTGGAGATGCGGGACTTCATCAGGCGATCCGGAAGGCCCTCGACCTAGACCGCAAACCAACCCCCTCCGAAGTTCGAGCTGCTGCCGATCCTTGGAAAGGCTGGGAATCCTATGCCACTTACTACCTCTGGCAGTCTCTCAGCTGA
- a CDS encoding MmcQ/YjbR family DNA-binding protein has protein sequence MSYCRSLPGAEETYPHGDHAVWFKVGDKGFAMTFVLPFTYEGSEAPPFHFLNLKCDPDHAISLRESHDAIIPGWHMNKKHWNSVFMDGSLTDDFIESMIKDSYQLVFQSLPKRLQNELSQTTSS, from the coding sequence ATGTCTTATTGCCGGTCCCTACCTGGCGCAGAAGAAACCTATCCCCATGGGGACCACGCCGTCTGGTTCAAGGTCGGCGACAAAGGGTTTGCCATGACCTTCGTCCTTCCCTTTACCTATGAAGGTAGCGAAGCCCCTCCTTTTCATTTTCTAAATCTGAAGTGCGATCCAGACCACGCCATTTCCCTCCGGGAATCGCACGACGCCATCATTCCGGGCTGGCACATGAATAAAAAGCATTGGAATTCGGTGTTTATGGATGGCTCGCTCACGGATGATTTCATCGAATCCATGATCAAGGACTCCTACCAATTGGTCTTTCAATCCCTGCCCAAGCGATTGCAAAACGAACTCTCCCAAACTACCTCCTCATGA
- a CDS encoding EcsC family protein: MAKLNSSETHILDEIAGWKAENPSFLNRATDFVSKPISWVTEKLTPVEVKNSVSGVTETIVEKLHDVSQWTVDGNDVLIATREFDIHATTIAALKKASIHDLDHVAEKFIDQNTRMGTLSGLGTGLVGWPGLIADLPTLFTLSLRSIYQIALCYGYDLTNDAQDPRDKAYEMEYMMRIFKVATSADKVQKQRSLAELKDFEAGRESSVYGDIGGDFATKQLGKNATSFVSRIIIKEIVERTITKKAAALIPGLGAVFSGGFNYVYLKDVGEAAFMLYRERFLLDKKGRNRTIKIEID; the protein is encoded by the coding sequence ATGGCAAAATTGAATTCTTCGGAAACGCATATCTTGGATGAAATCGCAGGGTGGAAAGCGGAAAACCCCAGTTTCCTCAACCGTGCCACTGATTTCGTCAGTAAGCCTATCTCTTGGGTAACAGAAAAATTGACCCCTGTAGAAGTCAAGAATAGTGTCTCAGGCGTTACCGAAACCATTGTCGAAAAACTTCACGACGTTTCTCAATGGACCGTCGATGGCAACGATGTACTCATCGCCACCCGTGAGTTCGACATTCATGCCACTACCATCGCAGCCCTCAAGAAAGCATCCATTCACGACTTGGATCACGTTGCCGAAAAATTCATTGATCAAAATACCCGAATGGGAACACTCAGTGGATTGGGGACAGGTCTGGTTGGGTGGCCCGGTCTGATTGCTGACCTCCCTACCCTATTCACCTTGTCTCTCCGCTCAATTTATCAGATCGCCCTCTGTTACGGATATGACCTGACAAATGATGCGCAGGACCCTCGGGACAAAGCATATGAGATGGAATACATGATGCGGATCTTCAAGGTGGCGACCTCCGCAGACAAGGTACAAAAACAGCGCTCATTGGCTGAATTGAAAGATTTTGAAGCGGGTCGCGAATCCAGTGTTTACGGAGATATCGGAGGAGATTTCGCTACCAAGCAACTTGGCAAAAACGCCACCAGCTTCGTTTCCAGAATCATCATCAAGGAAATCGTCGAAAGAACCATCACCAAAAAAGCTGCAGCACTGATTCCGGGACTCGGTGCAGTCTTTAGCGGTGGATTCAATTACGTCTACCTCAAAGATGTTGGTGAAGCCGCATTCATGCTGTATCGCGAGCGATTCCTGCTCGACAAGAAAGGCAGAAACAGAACCATCAAGATTGAAATAGACTAA